The DNA region CAAGCTGGCTCGGGAGGTGACGGTGGCTGGGCTCGTGCCAGCAGGTGCTCTGGATACCACCAGGCAGCACAACGAGGCGATCAGGACCCGGAGACTCGAGAGCAGCGGACGGCGCATGCGAATACCTCGTCGGTCACCGGGTTCGACCCGGACGGAATCGGCGCGCGAGACGTGAGCCCGTCGGGAATCTGCATAAACCATGCACGCTCGCTCGCGGCGGCGTGACGAGGTCGGGAGAAACGAGAAGAGGAGCGCGAGACCAGTCCGGGGTCGCTCCTGCGTATAGCGCCGAGACGCCGCTCGCGCCGGGGCTCACCGCAGCCGCTGCAGCTTGCGCATGAGGACCCGCGCCGGGGTCTCGAGTCGGTAGAAGTAGACGCCCGGCGACACTTGCCGGCCGCTCTGGTCCTCGCCGCGCCACGTCACCGCGTGGCTCCGGCCATCACCCCTTCCCGAATACAACCGCTGCACCTCGCGACCCCGCACGTCATACACCCTGAGCTCCGCCCGGCCCCCCGACTCCAGGCCGAAACGGATCGTCGTCTCCCCCCGGAACGGGCTTGGCTCGCCCATGGACAGCCAAACCACAGAAGACGGCAATCCTCGCAGCTCCACTGGCCCGTACCACTGCACCGCGCCCGACTCCGTCGCCTCCGCCAACCAGTAGTACGCCTCGGTCTCCGGCGCCGTCGTGTCCACGTAGGTGTACTCCCGCGAGCCGTGCAGCAACTCTCCCGTCAACCGCTGCCGCGGATTCTGTTCGTCGCCTCGGTAGACATGGAACCCCTGATGATCCGCGCTCGCTTCCCGCACCACCCAGTGCAGCGCGGCGCCTCCCGTTGCCAACCGCTCGACCGCGAAGCTCTCCAGCTCCACTGCCACCGCGTGATCCAGGAACAGCATCCCCTGGCCGTTCCGTAGCGTCACCGAGTGTACGAACGACCCCGTCTTCCCCGCCGGGCTCACCGGCGAGAGCGACCGCGGCAAGCTCACCTTCACCGCGGCCCCGGTCTCGATGCCTTCGTCATAACTTCCACGGTTGCGCAGCACCACCATGCCGCGTTCGTAATCCCGCGCCTTCACCACGTACTCGTTCCCCAGGGGATCCGTCCCGTTCGCCAGCGTGTACGGCGCCCCCACTGCCGGCCCCAGCTCCCGGTTGGCCACGTCGAGGCAACCGCGCCAGGTGAGCGTGTCCCACCCCGCGGCGCTCGGCGCGCTCGTCCCCATCTCGTAGAAGTACGTCCCCGGCGTCCGCGTCACCAGATACCAGGCCAGGTTCCCGAGCAGGGTCTCGGCGTAGCTGTACTGCCCGACGCGACCCGACACGCTCCGCGTCATCGTGGCGGCGTAGAAGCACTCGATCCCTGCCGACGACGCCAGCACGTCCCGGCGGTACGCCTCGTCCACCATCCCGGTCCCGAAGCTCCGCACCGCGTTGTACTGGAACTCCATGAACAGCACGTCCGCCGCATCTCGGGTGACGTAACCGTCGTCCCAGATGTTGGCCACGTTCAGCATCAGATACTTCCGCTGCCGGTCCGGGGACCAGCTTGCCGCCACCTGCATCGTGTCTTTCAAAGAGGTGAGGAAGGGGCCGTAGTTCGAATTCCAATGCCAGTCGGCGAACTCCCAGCTGCCGATCAGCAGGTGCCCCGGCGTCTCCCGCACGTGACCGCCGCTCACGATGGAGCCATAGTTGAAGAATTGCGCCGTCGAATTGTCCAGGAAGATCCCGTCCGGGTAGACGTTCGAGCCCTCGAACGGGGTCTCGAACGCCAAGCGCACCATGGCTTCCCGATGCAGCTGCGCCGCCCGGCGGGTGGCGCAATGCACCGCCCGCCGGCTCAGATTGCGGTAGTAGACGGGAATGCGCGCCTCGGCCGGGGTCACCGCACTCCCGCCACCCCAGCCGCGGATCAGCACCGTGTCCTCCTCCAGGACCACGCGCGTGTCGTCCCAGTAATGGAGGTAGGCCTCCTCCACGTTCCAGCCTCGGCTCGCGGCCAGCGACAGCAGCAGATCGTGCTCCGGCGTCCCCGTCTCCGAGGTCACGTAGTTGTCCGTCCCCGAGTTGTAGACGTACCAGCGGAAGCTCGGGTCCAAGACCTTCATCTCTGCCCGCTGGGCGTCGGCGCCATCCCCCTTCCCGGTCACGCCGACCTCGTAACGCGCCACCGCCCGCTGCAGAATGGCTTCGTCCCGAGCGCTCGAGTACCAGAGGACGCCGTGGCGCAGGCCGAGGTCCGTCTCGGTGCGGGGTGCGTTCTTCTCTCCCTGCGCTGCCACGGCGAGCAGGACGAGGAGGAACGGCAGAGCGCGCACCGCCGCAGCGCGGCACACCATGGGTGAACCTCGGGGATGAAGATCGATGCGGAGCGGCGCCGTGGCAGGGGCGACCCGGCGCTGGCGGCGAGAATGTTACTGCCGTGTCCGCGCTCGATGCCAGGATTTCCTCAGCGGCACCGGCGTTCACGGAGCAAGGCCTCGAGCGTCTCGATGCAGCGACCCGCGACGCGCGACACTTCGTAGGCCTCGACCGCCTGGGGACGCGGCGGTGCGGGACACCCTGCAGCTGCCAGGGACTCGAGGGCTCGGTCGATGGCGCCGGCGTCCTCGATGTCGCAGACCATGCCGCCCACTTCCCGCACCACTCGTGCCGAAGCGCCTGCGGCCGGGGTGAGGGCGAGGATCGGCCTGCCGGCACCCAGGTAGTCCACCAGCTTCGAGGGCAAGAAGACGCTCTCCGTCCCTTGGCTCAGCTTCGCGTCCACCAGGAGGAGAACGTCGTGGGCGCGCATGAGTGCCAGGGAGTCGAGATAGGGCACCGTGCTCTCGAGACGCAGAATCTCCTGCAAACCACGCTCCCGCACCAAATGCGCATAGGAATCCGGCATGGTGCCGTAGGAACTGAGGGTGAGTCGGCCCGCCAGAGCGCCCCGCGCCTGCAGGCGTGAGAGAGCGTCGATGAGGGGCCCCGGCGTTCGCGGCCCGTAGAAATGCCCTGTATGCAGGATCCGGACGGGAGAGGCGCCGGCGCTGCTGTCGCCGGCGCCGCCGTACCACTCGGGAACGAAGGCATGGGGCAGCACACCGGTCTTCGCCGCCTCGAGCACCGGATGCTTCGTCAGCACCAGACGCCGCATCTCCTCCGAGGTGAAGAGCACCCGGTCGGCCGCGGCCAGCACCCGATCCTCCAGGGCGCGATTGTGCCGCGCTACGCGCTCCGAGGCGAACATCGCATACGGGTTGTCCGACCAGGGATCGCTGAAGTAGGCCACCCAGGGCAAACCCGCCCGCCGTTGCAAATCCATGCCGAGCAGATGATTCGCGTGCGGCTGCGAGCAGCTGAGGACGACGTCGAAGCGCCCCAGATCCTGGCGGCGCAGGGCACGCCCCGCCGGCCACAGCCACTCGCGCTTCTTCGGTTCCAGGAAGCGATAGACGAAGCGCCGCCGCCGGTCGAGGCGCTTCAGCAGCCGCACTCCCAGGCTGGTCTCCGGGGAGGCGAAGCGATGCTCCACCACACCGGGAGGAGCCACGCGCGCCAAGGCGGTATCGCGCATGACCGTGCCGCCGGGGGCGCTGAACGATTCCGCCGTGATGGTCACGATCTCCACCTCCACGCCGTGCTGCCGCAGGCCGAGCACCAGCTTGAGGTAGCAGATGGCGGCGGGGACGAGGAGCGGCGGATAGCAGTACAGGATGGCGAGAACGCGCATCACAGCCCCAGGTGGGCGCGGATCGCCTGCACGATGCGCGGGGCGGCGTGGCCGTCGCCGTAGGGGTTCTGCTGCCGCAGCCGTTCGTCGGCGCCGGGAGGCGCGGCCAGGAGCCGGGTGGCTTCGGCGACGATGCGCTCCGGGTCGGTGCCGACGAGCAGGGCCACGCCGGCCTGGATGCCCTCGGGGCGCTCGGTCTTGTCGCGCAGCACCAGCACGGGCTTCCCGAGCGACGGTGCTTCCTCCTGCACGCCCCCCGAGTCGGTGAGGATGAGCGTGGCGCGACGCATGACCTGGACGAACTGCAGGTAGTCCAGGGGCTCGAGCAGCAGCACCCGGGACTGGGCGCCGAGAAGTTCGTGCACCGTGTGCCGCACGTTGGGGTTCGGATGCACGGGGAAGACGAGACCGGCGTCCGGGTGCGTCTCCAGGATCCGGAGCAGGGCCTGACAAACGCCGCGGAGGGGCGCTCCGAAGCTCTCGCGCCGATGCGCTGTCACCAGCAGCAGCCGGCCGACGCCGTCGGCGAAGCGAGCGATGCGTTGCAGCACCGCATCGTTGGGATCCGGCGGCTTGGCGGCGATGTGCAGCACCGCGTCGACGACGGTGTTGCCGGTGATCAGGATCGCCGCCTCCGGCACGCCTTCGCGGCGCAAGTTCTCCCGCGCCTGCGCCGTGGGGGCGAAGTGCAGGTCCGCCAAGGCTCCGGCGACACGGCGGTTCATCTCCTCCGGGAAGGGGGCGTACTTGTCGGCGGTGCGCAAACCGGCCTCCACGTGGCCCACGGGGATGCGGTTGTAATGACAAGCCAGCGCCGCTGCCAGCACCGTGGTGGTGTCGCCCTGGACCAGCGCCAGGTCCGGCTTCTCCTGGCGCAGCACTGCGTCGATGCCCAGGAGGCATTGGGCGGTCACGTCGACGACCCGTTGGTCCGGAGTCATGATGTCCAGGTCGTGGTCGGGAACGATCCCGAAGACGCGCAGCATGTCGTCCAGCATTTCCCGGTGCTGGGCCGTCGCCAGCGTCACCACCGTGAAGGCGCCATCGGCGCGCAGCGCTTCCACCACCGGACCCATCTTGATGACCTCGGGTCGGGTGCCGAAGATCGCCAGGATCTTGCGTCGTTGCGTCATGCGCCCCGCCTCAGTACGGGAAGGGAACGTGGCGCTGCGGCAACTCGTAGAGCAGCGCGTCGATGAAATACTTCGTCGCCCAGTTGAGCACCCGGTAACGTCCGTAGTCGCCCTGGATCGGATAGGAACCACGGATGCCGCCGCGCAAGCCGCCGTTCGCCGCGCTCCGGTCCTGGGTGCGACAGAGAAAGTCGTTCACCCGCCGCGCCGCCGCCACGCCGGTGGCGGCTTCCTTGTCGCTCACCGCCTGCAGCTCCTGCAGTCGCCGCCAGACGATGGACATCTGCGCCATCCCGGTGAGGCAGGCCCAGCGTGCCGCCGGCCGCCAGCCGCGAGCGAAGCGCCCGGCCAGCCTGCCGCGGGCGTCCACCTGCGCCGCCAGCGCCGCCGCGGTGCGCGACGCCGCCGCCACCAGAGCCGCGTCGCCGAGGCGGACGCCGCACTCCAGCTGTCCCCGGGCGGTGTAGGCAATGGTGTGCAGGAGCGGCGCCGTGTCGTCGTTCAAACAGTTGCGTTCGAACCAGCCGTGCTCGCGCTCCTGCTCCAGAGTCCAGGCGAGGAAGCGGCGCACCGCGTCGCCATAGCGCGGCTCACCACTGGCCTCCGTCAAGGCGAGCAAGGCCCAAGCGACGCAGACATTGTACGTGCGTCCGGGGCCGCCGGCATCGGCGCTGTGCCGCCAGACGCCATCGGCGTCGAGCACCGCGAGCAGCCAGTCACCGCCCCGGCGCGCGGCGTGCAGGAACGACGCTTCCCCCGTCGCGCCGTGGGCGCTGAGCCAGCCGAAGAGCACCTGCCCGGTGTCGAACACCACCGGTTGGCCGTCGGTCAAGT from Candidatus Krumholzibacteriia bacterium includes:
- a CDS encoding glycosyltransferase — encoded protein: MRVLAILYCYPPLLVPAAICYLKLVLGLRQHGVEVEIVTITAESFSAPGGTVMRDTALARVAPPGVVEHRFASPETSLGVRLLKRLDRRRRFVYRFLEPKKREWLWPAGRALRRQDLGRFDVVLSCSQPHANHLLGMDLQRRAGLPWVAYFSDPWSDNPYAMFASERVARHNRALEDRVLAAADRVLFTSEEMRRLVLTKHPVLEAAKTGVLPHAFVPEWYGGAGDSSAGASPVRILHTGHFYGPRTPGPLIDALSRLQARGALAGRLTLSSYGTMPDSYAHLVRERGLQEILRLESTVPYLDSLALMRAHDVLLLVDAKLSQGTESVFLPSKLVDYLGAGRPILALTPAAGASARVVREVGGMVCDIEDAGAIDRALESLAAAGCPAPPRPQAVEAYEVSRVAGRCIETLEALLRERRCR
- the wecB gene encoding UDP-N-acetylglucosamine 2-epimerase (non-hydrolyzing), with protein sequence MTQRRKILAIFGTRPEVIKMGPVVEALRADGAFTVVTLATAQHREMLDDMLRVFGIVPDHDLDIMTPDQRVVDVTAQCLLGIDAVLRQEKPDLALVQGDTTTVLAAALACHYNRIPVGHVEAGLRTADKYAPFPEEMNRRVAGALADLHFAPTAQARENLRREGVPEAAILITGNTVVDAVLHIAAKPPDPNDAVLQRIARFADGVGRLLLVTAHRRESFGAPLRGVCQALLRILETHPDAGLVFPVHPNPNVRHTVHELLGAQSRVLLLEPLDYLQFVQVMRRATLILTDSGGVQEEAPSLGKPVLVLRDKTERPEGIQAGVALLVGTDPERIVAEATRLLAAPPGADERLRQQNPYGDGHAAPRIVQAIRAHLGL